The proteins below come from a single Agrobacterium vitis genomic window:
- the araD gene encoding L-arabinonate dehydratase — MSGFTPKAWPRKLRSQEWYGGNSRDTIYHRGWMKNQGYPHDLFDGRPVIGILNTWSDLTPCNGHLRELAEKVKAGIWEAGGFPVEVPVFSASENTFRPTAMMYRNLAALAVEEAMRGQPIDGAVLLVGCDKTTPSLVMAAASTDIPSIVVTGGPMLNGYFRGERVGSGTHLWKFSEAVKAGEMTQEEFMEAEASMSRSSGTCNTMGTASTMASMVESLGMALSGNAAIPAVDSRRRVMAQLSGRRIVQMVKDDLKPSDIMTKEAFENAIRINGAIGGSTNAVVHLLAMAGRCGIDLTLDDWDRCGRDIPTIVNLMPSGEYLMEEFFYAGGLPVVIKMLAEAGKLHKDALTVSGETLWDEVKDVRNWNEDVIRPFDKALTQQGGIAVLRGNLAPKGCVLKPSAASEHLMKHRGRAVVFEDIDDYKAKINDENLDIDETCVMVMKNCGPRGYPGMAEVGNMGLPPKVLRKGITDMVRISDARMSGTAYGTVLLHTSPEAARGGPLAIVKNGDFIEIDVEARRVHLDISDEEMQRRLADWRPNVEPPASGYARLFHDHVEGADTGADFDFLKGCRGAAVGKDAH; from the coding sequence ATGAGTGGTTTTACACCAAAAGCTTGGCCTCGCAAACTGAGGTCGCAGGAATGGTACGGCGGCAACTCACGCGATACGATTTACCATCGCGGCTGGATGAAGAACCAGGGTTATCCGCATGACCTGTTCGATGGCCGCCCGGTCATCGGCATTCTCAACACCTGGTCGGACCTCACCCCTTGCAACGGCCATCTGCGTGAACTGGCCGAAAAGGTAAAGGCTGGCATCTGGGAAGCCGGTGGTTTTCCGGTCGAAGTGCCGGTGTTCTCCGCATCCGAAAACACCTTCCGCCCAACCGCGATGATGTATCGCAACTTGGCGGCGCTCGCCGTCGAGGAAGCCATGCGCGGCCAGCCGATCGATGGCGCCGTGTTGCTGGTCGGCTGCGACAAGACCACGCCGTCGCTGGTGATGGCCGCCGCCTCCACCGACATTCCCTCCATCGTCGTCACTGGCGGGCCGATGCTGAACGGCTATTTCCGTGGCGAGCGCGTCGGCTCCGGCACGCATCTGTGGAAATTCTCGGAAGCCGTCAAGGCAGGCGAGATGACCCAGGAAGAATTCATGGAGGCCGAAGCCTCGATGTCACGCTCCAGCGGCACCTGCAACACCATGGGAACAGCCTCGACCATGGCCTCGATGGTGGAATCGCTCGGCATGGCCTTGTCGGGCAATGCCGCCATTCCCGCCGTTGACAGCCGCCGCCGGGTGATGGCGCAGCTTTCGGGCCGCCGGATCGTGCAAATGGTCAAGGACGACCTGAAACCATCCGACATCATGACCAAGGAAGCCTTTGAAAACGCCATCCGCATCAATGGTGCCATCGGCGGTTCCACCAATGCGGTCGTGCATCTTCTGGCCATGGCCGGTCGCTGTGGCATCGACCTGACGCTGGATGACTGGGACCGCTGTGGCCGCGATATCCCGACCATCGTCAACCTGATGCCATCGGGCGAGTATCTGATGGAAGAGTTCTTCTATGCCGGTGGTCTGCCCGTGGTCATCAAGATGCTGGCGGAAGCCGGCAAGCTGCATAAGGACGCGCTGACCGTTTCCGGCGAGACGCTGTGGGACGAAGTCAAGGATGTCCGCAACTGGAACGAGGATGTTATCCGTCCGTTCGACAAGGCGCTGACCCAGCAGGGCGGCATCGCCGTGCTGCGTGGCAATCTCGCCCCGAAGGGCTGCGTGCTGAAGCCGTCGGCCGCCTCCGAGCACCTGATGAAACATCGCGGCCGCGCCGTGGTGTTCGAAGACATCGACGACTACAAGGCCAAGATCAATGACGAGAACCTCGACATTGACGAAACCTGCGTGATGGTGATGAAGAACTGTGGCCCGCGCGGCTATCCGGGCATGGCCGAGGTCGGCAATATGGGCCTGCCGCCCAAGGTGCTGCGCAAGGGCATTACCGACATGGTGCGCATTTCCGATGCCCGCATGTCCGGCACCGCCTACGGCACCGTGCTGCTGCACACCTCGCCGGAAGCCGCCCGTGGCGGACCGCTCGCCATCGTCAAGAATGGCGATTTCATCGAGATCGATGTCGAGGCACGCCGGGTGCATCTGGATATTTCCGACGAGGAAATGCAGCGCCGCCTGGCCGATTGGCGTCCGAATGTTGAGCCGCCAGCCAGCGGCTATGCGCGGCTGTTCCACGATCACGTGGAAGGGGCCGATACTGGCGCCGACTTCGACTTCCTCAAGGGTTGCCGTGGTGCCGCCGTTGGCAAGGACGCGCATTGA
- the araD1 gene encoding AraD1 family protein, whose product MYLSQLKAGGVICRQGETARLVPGFSSTYDLAKAAIAAKVSIADLIAKQGAGDTVDLTALAASGKLDCPVRHPDAAHMFLTGTGLTHTGSASARDSMHADTAGMSDSMKMFRMGLEGGKPKAGEWGVQPEWFYKGTGVNAIAPGDGLESPSFALDGGEEPEIAGFYVIDNDGTPVRLGFSLANEFSDHVTEKINYLYLAHSKLRPASFGPELLVGDLPANVTGASKILRDGKTVWEKPFLSGEDNMSHTIANLEYHHFKYGLFCQPGDLHVHMFGTATLSFADGFKTVPGDVFEVSASQFGLPLQNPLVVAAETPFAVKTL is encoded by the coding sequence ATGTATCTTTCACAGTTGAAGGCTGGCGGAGTGATCTGCCGGCAGGGTGAAACCGCGCGCCTCGTGCCAGGATTTTCCTCCACCTACGATCTCGCCAAGGCGGCAATTGCAGCCAAGGTGTCCATCGCCGATCTCATCGCCAAACAAGGCGCTGGCGACACCGTCGATCTCACGGCCCTTGCCGCCAGTGGCAAGCTGGATTGCCCGGTGCGTCATCCCGATGCCGCCCATATGTTCCTGACCGGCACCGGCCTGACCCATACCGGTTCGGCATCGGCCCGTGACAGCATGCATGCCGACACGGCAGGCATGAGCGACTCGATGAAAATGTTCCGTATGGGCCTTGAAGGCGGCAAGCCCAAGGCTGGTGAGTGGGGCGTTCAGCCGGAATGGTTCTACAAAGGCACCGGCGTCAATGCCATCGCTCCCGGCGACGGCCTGGAATCGCCCTCCTTTGCGCTTGACGGCGGCGAAGAACCGGAAATTGCGGGATTTTATGTTATCGATAACGATGGCACACCGGTTCGTCTCGGCTTTTCGCTCGCCAACGAGTTTTCCGACCACGTGACCGAAAAGATCAACTATCTCTATCTCGCCCATTCCAAGCTGCGCCCGGCCTCTTTTGGCCCGGAACTGCTGGTCGGCGACCTTCCGGCCAACGTTACCGGCGCATCGAAAATCCTGCGGGATGGCAAGACCGTCTGGGAAAAGCCGTTCCTGTCGGGTGAGGACAACATGTCCCACACCATCGCCAATCTGGAATATCACCATTTCAAATACGGGTTATTCTGCCAGCCGGGCGACCTGCATGTGCACATGTTCGGCACAGCGACGCTGTCCTTTGCCGATGGCTTCAAGACTGTTCCCGGCGACGTGTTCGAAGTCAGCGCCAGCCAGTTCGGCCTGCCGCTGCAAAACCCGCTGGTGGTGGCGGCGGAAACGCCCTTTGCCGTCAAGACGCTTTGA
- the mmsB gene encoding multiple monosaccharide ABC transporter permease yields MSSVNPSTEEQNVVSVASYIRANIREYGMLIALVAIMVFFQFYTGGILFKPVNLTNLVLQNSFIIIMALGMLLVIVAGHIDLSVGSIVGFIGAIAAILTVQWGLGFLPTVLICLVIGGVIGAAQGYWVAYHRIPSFIVTLAGMLVFRGLTLFVLGGRNIGPFPKEFQLISTGFLPDLFDMGDIHSTSIILTVIGAVALFVLAWRRRQVNVAHGIDVEPFGFFVAQNLIVSGAVLLLGYLLSTYRGMPNVLVVMLVLIMLYSFVTRRTTIGRRIYAMGGNEKATKLSGINTERLSFLTFVNMGVLAGLAGMIVAARLNSATPKAGSGFELDVIAACFIGGASASGGVGKITGAVIGAFIMGVMNNGMSIIGLGIDFQQMVKGLVLLAAVFFDVYNKNKAA; encoded by the coding sequence ATGAGTTCCGTCAACCCTTCCACGGAAGAACAGAACGTGGTGTCGGTCGCCTCCTATATTCGCGCCAATATCCGCGAATATGGCATGTTGATCGCGCTCGTCGCCATCATGGTGTTTTTCCAGTTCTACACGGGCGGCATTCTCTTCAAGCCGGTCAACCTGACCAATCTGGTTTTGCAGAATTCCTTCATCATCATCATGGCGCTTGGCATGCTGCTGGTGATCGTCGCCGGACATATCGATCTGTCGGTCGGCTCCATCGTCGGCTTCATCGGCGCCATTGCCGCCATCCTGACCGTGCAATGGGGCCTTGGCTTCCTGCCAACGGTTTTGATCTGTTTGGTGATTGGCGGTGTGATCGGTGCGGCACAAGGCTATTGGGTTGCCTATCACCGCATTCCGTCCTTCATCGTCACGCTGGCTGGCATGCTGGTGTTTCGTGGCCTGACGCTGTTCGTGCTTGGTGGCCGTAACATCGGTCCTTTCCCCAAGGAATTCCAGCTGATCAGCACCGGCTTCCTGCCGGATCTGTTCGACATGGGTGACATCCATTCGACATCGATTATCCTGACCGTGATCGGTGCCGTCGCTCTGTTCGTGCTCGCCTGGCGTCGTCGGCAGGTCAATGTCGCCCACGGCATCGATGTCGAGCCGTTCGGCTTCTTCGTGGCGCAGAACCTGATCGTTTCGGGCGCCGTGCTGCTGCTTGGCTACCTGCTGTCAACCTATCGCGGCATGCCGAACGTTCTGGTCGTCATGCTCGTGCTGATCATGCTCTATTCCTTCGTCACCCGCCGCACCACCATTGGTCGCCGCATCTATGCCATGGGCGGCAATGAAAAGGCCACCAAGCTGTCGGGTATCAATACCGAGCGGCTGAGCTTCCTGACCTTCGTCAATATGGGCGTTCTGGCGGGCCTGGCCGGCATGATCGTTGCGGCGCGCCTCAATTCCGCAACGCCGAAAGCGGGTAGCGGCTTCGAGCTTGACGTCATCGCGGCCTGCTTTATCGGCGGCGCGTCGGCTTCGGGCGGCGTCGGCAAGATTACCGGCGCGGTCATCGGCGCCTTCATCATGGGCGTGATGAACAACGGCATGTCGATCATCGGTCTCGGCATCGACTTCCAGCAGATGGTCAAGGGCCTGGTGCTGCTCGCCGCCGTGTTCTTTGACGTCTATAACAAGAATAAAGCAGCCTGA
- the mmsA gene encoding multiple monosaccharide ABC transporter ATP-binding protein, whose translation MENTILEMRNITKTFPGVKALENVNLKVRRGEIHALVGENGAGKSTLMKVLSGVYPAGTYDGDIVYDGEVRNFKVIKNSEEIGIIIIHQELALVPQLSIAENIFLGNEIASNGVISWEETFSRTKKLLAKVGLKEQPSTLVTDIGVGKQQLAEIAKALSKSVKLLILDEPTASLNETDSDALLNLLMEFREQGITSIIITHKLNEVRKVADQITVLRDGMTVKTLNCHEEEVSEDVIIRNMVGRDLEDRYPPRDVPIGETVLEVKNWNAFHHQHRDRQVLHDINVSVKRGEVVGIAGLMGAGRTEFAMSVFGKAYGHKISGDVLIDGKPVDVSTVRKAIDAGLAYVTEDRKHLGLVLAETILHNTTLANLPGVSKATVINDIREIKVATDYRSKLRIRSHGIYQETVNLSGGNQQKVVLSKWLFSNPEVLILDEPTRGIDVGAKYEIYSIINQLAADGKGVLMISSEMPELLGTCDRIYVMNEGRMVAELSKEEASQESIMRAIMRSGEKK comes from the coding sequence ATGGAAAATACCATCCTCGAAATGCGGAACATCACCAAGACGTTCCCGGGCGTGAAAGCGCTTGAGAATGTGAACCTCAAGGTTCGCCGTGGTGAAATCCATGCATTGGTGGGAGAGAACGGGGCCGGAAAATCCACCCTGATGAAAGTTCTCTCCGGCGTTTACCCCGCAGGAACCTATGATGGCGACATCGTCTATGATGGCGAAGTGCGCAATTTCAAGGTGATCAAGAATAGCGAAGAAATCGGCATCATCATCATCCACCAGGAACTGGCATTGGTTCCGCAGCTGTCGATTGCCGAAAACATCTTCCTCGGCAACGAAATTGCCAGCAATGGCGTCATCAGCTGGGAAGAAACCTTCAGCCGCACCAAGAAGCTCCTCGCCAAGGTTGGCTTGAAGGAGCAGCCATCAACGCTGGTGACGGATATCGGCGTCGGCAAGCAGCAGCTGGCGGAAATCGCCAAGGCTTTGTCAAAAAGCGTCAAGCTTTTGATCCTCGATGAGCCGACCGCCTCGCTTAACGAAACCGACAGCGACGCGCTGTTGAACCTGTTGATGGAGTTCCGCGAACAGGGCATCACCTCAATCATCATCACCCATAAGCTGAACGAAGTGCGCAAGGTGGCCGACCAGATCACTGTGCTGCGCGACGGCATGACGGTCAAGACATTGAACTGTCATGAGGAAGAGGTCAGCGAAGACGTCATCATCCGCAACATGGTCGGCCGCGATCTCGAAGACCGCTACCCTCCCCGCGACGTGCCGATTGGCGAAACCGTTCTTGAGGTTAAAAACTGGAACGCCTTCCACCATCAGCACCGGGATCGTCAGGTTTTGCACGACATCAATGTGTCGGTGAAACGCGGCGAAGTCGTCGGCATTGCCGGGCTGATGGGCGCAGGCCGCACAGAATTCGCCATGAGCGTGTTTGGCAAAGCCTATGGCCACAAGATCAGCGGCGATGTTCTGATCGACGGTAAGCCGGTCGATGTCTCGACCGTGCGCAAGGCCATCGACGCTGGCCTCGCCTATGTCACCGAGGACCGCAAGCATCTCGGCCTGGTTCTGGCCGAAACCATCCTGCACAACACCACGCTTGCCAATCTGCCCGGCGTGTCCAAGGCCACCGTCATCAACGATATCAGGGAAATCAAGGTCGCCACCGATTATCGTTCGAAGCTGCGCATCCGTTCGCACGGCATCTACCAGGAAACCGTCAATCTATCGGGCGGCAACCAGCAGAAGGTGGTTTTGTCGAAATGGCTGTTTTCCAACCCGGAAGTGCTCATTCTCGATGAGCCAACCCGTGGTATCGACGTTGGCGCGAAATACGAAATCTACAGCATCATCAACCAGCTTGCAGCCGACGGAAAAGGCGTTCTGATGATTTCATCGGAAATGCCCGAACTGCTTGGCACCTGCGATCGCATCTACGTCATGAATGAAGGACGCATGGTGGCCGAGCTCTCGAAAGAAGAGGCAAGCCAGGAAAGCATCATGCGCGCTATCATGCGCTCAGGGGAGAAGAAATAA
- the chvE gene encoding multiple monosaccharide ABC transporter substrate-binding protein: MSSSVFAADKGTVGIAMPTKSSARWIDDGNNIVKQLKEAGYTTDLQYADDDIPNQLSQIENMVTKGAKVLVVAAIDGTTLSDVLKQAHDAGIKVIAYDRLIRDSANVDYYATFDNFQVGVLQAGTLVDGLGLKDGKGPFNIELFGGSPDDNNAFFFYNGAMSVLQPYIDSGKLVVKSGQTGMDKVGTLRWDGAVAQARMDNLLSAYYTDAKVNAVLSPYDGISIGIISSLKGVGYGSKDQPLPFISGQDAEVPSVKSIIAGEQYSTIFKDTRDLAKVTVSMVNALMEGKTPEVNDTKTYDNGVKVVPAYLLKPVAVTKTNYEKVLVEGGYYKADQLK; this comes from the coding sequence ATGTCGTCGTCTGTATTTGCAGCCGACAAGGGCACGGTTGGCATTGCCATGCCAACAAAGTCTTCGGCCCGCTGGATCGATGACGGCAACAACATCGTCAAGCAGCTCAAGGAAGCCGGTTACACCACCGACCTTCAGTATGCTGACGACGATATCCCGAACCAGCTCTCGCAGATCGAGAACATGGTCACCAAGGGCGCCAAGGTTCTGGTCGTCGCCGCCATCGACGGCACGACACTGTCCGACGTGCTGAAGCAGGCCCATGACGCGGGCATCAAGGTCATTGCCTATGACCGCCTGATCCGCGACAGCGCCAATGTCGATTACTACGCAACCTTCGACAACTTCCAGGTCGGCGTCTTGCAGGCTGGCACGCTGGTTGACGGCCTCGGCCTCAAGGACGGCAAAGGTCCGTTCAACATCGAGTTGTTCGGCGGCTCGCCTGACGACAACAACGCCTTCTTCTTCTACAATGGCGCAATGTCTGTTCTCCAGCCTTACATCGACAGCGGCAAGCTCGTCGTGAAGTCCGGCCAGACCGGCATGGACAAGGTCGGTACGCTGCGTTGGGATGGTGCTGTTGCCCAGGCCCGTATGGATAACCTGCTGTCGGCCTATTACACCGACGCCAAGGTCAATGCCGTTCTGTCTCCTTATGACGGTATCTCCATCGGCATCATTTCCTCGCTGAAGGGCGTTGGCTATGGTTCCAAGGACCAGCCGCTGCCATTCATCTCCGGTCAGGATGCTGAAGTGCCTTCGGTCAAGTCGATCATTGCCGGTGAGCAGTATTCGACGATCTTCAAGGACACCCGCGATCTCGCCAAGGTGACCGTTTCCATGGTCAACGCGCTGATGGAAGGCAAGACGCCTGAAGTCAACGACACCAAGACCTACGACAACGGCGTCAAGGTGGTTCCGGCTTACCTGCTGAAGCCCGTTGCTGTGACCAAGACCAACTACGAAAAGGTCCTGGTTGAAGGCGGCTACTACAAAGCCGACCAGCTGAAGTAA
- a CDS encoding LysR family transcriptional regulator yields MNNTPANRLQPKHFTLIKAIGDLGQLSLAAGQVSMTQPAASRMLAEIERIVGAAVFLRTPKGMEATEVGAALVRRSEILLQEMREAMREVDAIKRGASGTVSVGAVTGGALGYIVPAISTLKAEARTADIYVDVAPSGTLISNLVSGQFDFVLGRIPVGVDARQFHIRHARTEEVDLIVHQSHPLANAADLRMTDLLHFPWVMQGPGAPVRQAVENAFIDAGTTLPVDVVNTTSLLVMIAMIAASNAITPLSREVSDLLCRQTTGAGLCRLKIRRPIIVLPYHLISMKNRHMSTLAARLQDLVLQEFITR; encoded by the coding sequence ATGAATAATACACCGGCAAACCGGCTCCAGCCGAAGCATTTCACCTTGATCAAGGCGATTGGTGATCTTGGACAGTTGAGCCTTGCCGCAGGCCAGGTCTCGATGACCCAACCTGCGGCTTCGCGTATGCTGGCAGAAATTGAACGGATCGTCGGCGCGGCGGTGTTTCTGCGCACGCCCAAGGGCATGGAGGCGACGGAAGTGGGGGCGGCGCTGGTGCGACGCTCGGAAATCCTGCTTCAGGAAATGCGCGAGGCGATGCGCGAGGTGGATGCGATCAAGCGCGGCGCATCCGGCACGGTCAGCGTCGGAGCGGTGACGGGTGGTGCGCTCGGCTATATCGTGCCGGCCATCAGCACACTGAAGGCGGAGGCACGGACCGCCGATATTTACGTCGATGTGGCACCAAGCGGCACGCTGATTTCCAATCTCGTTTCGGGACAGTTCGATTTTGTGCTGGGGCGGATCCCTGTTGGTGTCGATGCCCGTCAATTCCATATTCGTCATGCCCGCACCGAGGAAGTGGACCTGATCGTCCACCAGAGCCATCCCCTGGCCAATGCGGCCGATCTGCGCATGACCGACCTGCTGCATTTTCCCTGGGTGATGCAGGGGCCGGGCGCGCCGGTGCGCCAGGCCGTTGAAAACGCCTTTATCGATGCGGGAACCACGCTGCCGGTGGATGTCGTCAACACCACCTCGCTGCTGGTGATGATTGCGATGATTGCCGCGTCCAATGCGATTACGCCGCTGTCACGGGAAGTGTCCGACCTGCTCTGTCGCCAGACAACCGGGGCGGGGCTGTGCCGCCTGAAGATCCGCAGACCGATTATCGTCTTGCCCTATCATTTGATCAGTATGAAAAACCGCCATATGTCAACGCTCGCCGCCCGCCTTCAGGATCTCGTCCTTCAGGAATTCATCACGCGCTGA
- a CDS encoding Re/Si-specific NAD(P)(+) transhydrogenase subunit alpha gives MTIGSPKELYAGEARVAMTPDSAQQLQKLGYACLIETGAGKAAGFSDDAYRKAGVTVADSAEALYAQADVIAKVRPPESSEVEKLAPGKTLISFFYPAQNAALLEEAKTKGANVIAMDMVPRISRAQKMDALSSMANIAGYRAVIEAGNNFGRFFTGQVTAAGKVPPAKVLIIGAGVAGLAAIGTATSLGAIVYAFDVRPEVAEQIESMGAQFVYLEFEASQDGAATGGYAAPSSPEFREKQLAKFRELAPDIDIVITTALIPGRDAPKLWLVDMVASMKPGSVIIDLAAERGGNCDLTVADQRVVSDNGVIVIGYTDFPSRMAAQSSTLYSTNIRHMMTDLTPTKDGKLVHNMEDDVIRGATVIFEGAITYPPPPPKVQAIAAAKPKEKVKELTHDEKRAKEAAEFKAQTANQVKLLAIGTAVMLLVGAFAPVSFMSHFIVFVLACFIGFQVIWGVSHSLHTPLMALTNAISGIVILGALLQIGSGNWLVVTLAALSVLIATINIVGGFLVTRRMLAMFQKS, from the coding sequence TTGACAATAGGCTCACCAAAAGAATTATATGCTGGCGAAGCGCGCGTTGCGATGACGCCCGACAGCGCACAACAATTGCAGAAACTTGGCTATGCCTGCCTGATCGAGACGGGTGCTGGCAAGGCGGCGGGTTTTTCCGACGATGCCTACCGCAAAGCCGGTGTCACGGTCGCCGATAGCGCAGAGGCGCTTTACGCGCAGGCGGATGTGATTGCCAAGGTTCGTCCGCCGGAATCCTCTGAAGTGGAAAAGCTCGCGCCAGGCAAAACCCTGATCTCCTTCTTTTATCCCGCGCAGAATGCCGCGCTTCTGGAAGAAGCCAAGACCAAGGGTGCCAATGTTATCGCCATGGACATGGTGCCGCGTATCTCGCGCGCCCAGAAAATGGATGCGTTGTCCTCCATGGCCAATATTGCCGGTTATCGTGCCGTCATTGAGGCGGGCAATAACTTTGGCCGGTTCTTCACCGGGCAGGTGACGGCTGCGGGCAAGGTTCCGCCGGCCAAGGTGCTGATCATCGGTGCCGGTGTCGCCGGTCTTGCCGCGATTGGTACGGCAACCTCGCTCGGTGCCATCGTCTATGCGTTCGACGTTCGCCCTGAAGTGGCCGAGCAGATTGAAAGCATGGGCGCGCAATTCGTCTATCTCGAATTTGAAGCCAGCCAGGATGGGGCCGCTACCGGTGGATATGCCGCACCGTCTTCACCGGAATTCCGCGAAAAGCAATTGGCGAAATTCCGCGAGCTGGCCCCCGATATCGACATCGTCATCACCACGGCGCTGATCCCCGGTCGGGATGCGCCAAAGCTGTGGCTGGTCGATATGGTGGCTTCCATGAAGCCCGGCTCTGTCATTATTGATCTGGCGGCTGAACGCGGCGGCAATTGCGACCTGACCGTGGCCGACCAGCGGGTGGTGTCCGACAATGGCGTTATTGTCATCGGTTATACCGATTTCCCAAGCCGGATGGCGGCGCAGTCCTCGACGCTTTATTCCACCAATATCCGCCATATGATGACGGACCTGACGCCGACCAAGGATGGCAAGCTCGTCCATAACATGGAAGACGACGTTATCAGGGGCGCGACCGTGATCTTTGAAGGCGCGATCACCTATCCGCCACCGCCGCCCAAGGTGCAGGCGATTGCCGCTGCCAAGCCGAAGGAGAAGGTCAAGGAACTGACCCATGATGAAAAGCGGGCCAAGGAAGCTGCCGAGTTCAAGGCGCAGACCGCCAATCAGGTCAAGCTGCTGGCGATTGGCACGGCGGTGATGCTGTTGGTGGGTGCGTTTGCCCCGGTCAGCTTCATGAGCCATTTCATTGTGTTCGTTCTGGCCTGCTTCATTGGTTTCCAGGTGATCTGGGGTGTCAGCCATTCGCTGCACACGCCGCTGATGGCCCTGACCAATGCGATTTCCGGCATCGTCATTCTGGGCGCATTGCTCCAGATCGGCTCCGGCAATTGGCTGGTGGTGACACTGGCTGCACTGTCCGTGCTGATTGCGACGATCAATATCGTCGGCGGCTTCCTTGTGACACGGCGTATGCTCGCCATGTTCCAGAAGTCCTGA
- a CDS encoding NAD(P)(+) transhydrogenase (Re/Si-specific) subunit beta: MAIGIVSAAYIAAAVLFILSLGGLSGQESAKRAVWYGIVGMGLAVIATVFGPGIGHWFIIVLMIAGGSVLGYYVANRVQMTEMPQLVAALHSFVGLAAVFIGYNTHLEEAHVARLDETARAALTGFAAILAHKLPVELSIMKVEVFLGVFIGAVTFTGSVIAFGKLAGKIDGKAKQLPGGHMLNAGAAALSFLLLIAYFYGAGAWALVLMTLLAFFIGYHMIMGIGGADMPVVVSMLNSYSGWAAAAIGFTLGNDLLIVTGALVGSSGAILSYIMCKAMNRSFISVILGGFGSTTGPAMEIEGEQVAIDAEGVANALNEAESVIIVPGYGMAVAQAQQAVSELTRKLRDAGKNVRFAIHPVAGRLPGHMNVLLAEAKVPYDIVMEMDEINDDFPSTDVVIVIGSNDIVNPAAEEDPNSPIAGMPVLQVWKAKQVFVSKRGQGTGYSGIENPLFYKENTRMFYGDAKKSITELLPMIK; the protein is encoded by the coding sequence ATGGCTATTGGTATTGTTTCTGCGGCCTATATTGCAGCCGCTGTGTTGTTTATCCTCTCGCTGGGTGGGCTTTCGGGCCAGGAAAGCGCTAAACGGGCCGTGTGGTACGGCATTGTCGGCATGGGCCTTGCGGTCATCGCCACCGTTTTCGGTCCCGGCATTGGCCATTGGTTCATCATCGTGCTGATGATCGCTGGTGGGTCTGTGCTTGGCTATTACGTGGCAAACCGCGTGCAGATGACGGAAATGCCACAGCTTGTGGCGGCACTGCATAGCTTTGTCGGCCTGGCCGCTGTGTTTATCGGCTATAACACCCATCTGGAAGAAGCCCATGTTGCCCGGCTGGACGAGACGGCGCGGGCCGCACTCACCGGCTTTGCCGCTATTCTCGCCCATAAATTGCCGGTGGAACTGTCGATCATGAAGGTCGAGGTGTTTCTCGGCGTGTTCATCGGTGCCGTCACCTTCACAGGCTCGGTCATTGCCTTCGGCAAGCTGGCAGGCAAGATCGATGGTAAGGCCAAGCAATTGCCCGGCGGGCATATGCTCAACGCCGGTGCCGCCGCCTTGTCCTTCCTGCTGTTGATTGCCTATTTCTACGGCGCAGGCGCCTGGGCACTGGTGCTGATGACGCTTCTGGCCTTCTTCATCGGCTATCACATGATCATGGGCATTGGCGGTGCCGATATGCCGGTGGTGGTCTCGATGCTCAACAGCTATTCCGGCTGGGCGGCAGCGGCCATCGGCTTTACGCTCGGCAATGACCTGCTGATCGTCACCGGTGCCTTGGTTGGCTCGTCAGGCGCGATCCTGTCTTACATCATGTGCAAAGCGATGAACCGGTCCTTCATCTCGGTCATCCTCGGCGGCTTTGGCAGCACCACTGGCCCGGCGATGGAAATCGAGGGCGAACAGGTGGCTATCGATGCGGAAGGCGTGGCCAATGCGCTGAACGAGGCCGAAAGCGTGATCATCGTGCCGGGCTACGGCATGGCGGTGGCTCAAGCCCAGCAGGCGGTATCGGAACTCACCCGCAAACTGCGCGATGCTGGCAAAAACGTGCGCTTTGCCATCCATCCGGTGGCAGGCCGTCTGCCCGGCCATATGAACGTGCTGTTGGCCGAAGCGAAGGTACCCTATGACATCGTCATGGAAATGGACGAAATCAACGACGATTTTCCAAGCACCGACGTCGTCATCGTCATCGGCTCCAACGACATCGTCAACCCAGCAGCCGAAGAAGACCCCAACAGCCCGATTGCCGGCATGCCTGTCTTGCAGGTGTGGAAGGCCAAGCAGGTGTTCGTCTCCAAACGCGGCCAGGGCACCGGCTATTCCGGCATCGAGAACCCGCTATTTTATAAGGAAAATACGCGGATGTTCTATGGCGACGCCAAGAAGTCGATCACTGAATTGCTGCCGATGATTAAGTAA